Part of the Cryptosporangium arvum DSM 44712 genome, CGGACCCCGCCGAACGGCGGCGCGCTGCGCTGCGCCCACGGGTCGGACGCGTTCTGCTCCGCGGCCGGAGCGAACGGCTGCTCGGGCTGCTGGTGCTGAGGCTGCTGGTGCTGGCCCGGCTGGCCGAACGAGGGCTGGTTGCCGCCGAACGGCGTCGGGGGCAGCTGCGGGGCACCGCCGAACGGCGGCTGGCCGGGCGTCGGGGCGCCGAAGTTGCCGGTGGGCGCGTAGTGGGCGTTCGCGGCCGGCAGCGCGGGCTGCTCGCCGGTGCGGTCGACCCGCTCCGACGTGACTCGCTCGACCGGACGGTCGCCGTGCTCGTCGCTCTCCGCGGCCGGCAGCGGCGCCGGGACGACGGGCTGGTCGCCGTGGAGAACACCGGACGGAAGCGTGACGATCGCGAGGACACCGCCACCGGACGCGTCCCGCAGCATGACCTTGACGCCGTGGCGGGAGGCCAGGCGGCCGACCACGAACAGGCCCATCATGCGGGAGACCGCGATGTCGAAGACCGGCGGCTTGGCCAGGCGCTCGTTGAACTCCGCGAGCTGCTCGCGGCTCATTCCGATGCCCTGGTCCTCGATCTCGATGATCACGTGGTCACCGACCCGGCGGGAGTCGACGACGACGTCGGTACGCGGGGAGGAGAACGACGTCGCGTTCTCCAGGATCTCGGCGACCAGGTGGACGAGGTCGTTCACGGCCGCGGCCGAGATCTCCACCGAGTCGTCGATCGATCCGAGCTTGACCCGGGTGTACTGCTCCACCTCGGCGGTGGCGGCCCGGAGGACGTCGACGAGCGGTGCGGGGCGGGTCCACCGGCGACCGGCGTCGGCACCGGCGAGGACCAGGAGGTTCTCGTCGTTCCGCCGCATTCGGGTGGCGAGGTGGTCGAGCTTGAACAGCTCGGAGAGGCGGTCGGGGTCGCGCTCGCCCTGCTCCAGGCCGTCGATCAGGCGGATCAGGCGGTCGACCAGGAGCTGCGAGCGGCGGGAGAGGTTGACGAACATCGTCGAAACGCTCTGCCGCAGCTGCGCCTGCTCGGACGCGACCCGGACGGCCTCGAGGTGGACCGCGTTGAACGCCTGGGCCACCTGGCCGATCTCGTCGCCGGAACGGATGTCCAGCGTGCGGGCCCTGGTCTCGGCGCTCGCCTGGGCGGCGGTCTGCTGGTCGGCGTCCTGCAGCCTGCGGACGACCTCGGGCAGCGACTGGTAGGCCACCTCGAGGGCCGAGGACCGCAGCCGGACCAGCGGGCGGACCATCGAACGGGCGACGGCCAGCGAGACCAGCAGAGCGATGACCAGGGCGGCGAGCGCCACCGTGATGACGATGATCGTCTTGCGGATCGCGTCGTCGCGGAAGTTGGCGGCGGCCTGGACGGCGTCGGCGCTCAGCTTCTCTTCGACGTTACGGAGCACCGAGTCGATCTGGGTGCTGTCGGCGACCCACTGCGTCTGCGTCGTATTGATCTCGGCGCCGATCGACGTCTTACGGATTCGGGAGGCCGCCGATCGGTACGGGCCTTCCTGGCTGACCGTGTCGTTACGGGCACCGCGCTGGGTCGGCGTCGCGGTCTCGCCGAACTCCGTGTTGAACGTCTCCTGCTCGGTGGCCGCCTGCGTGACTTCCTTGAACGACTCGTTCGTGAACTTCTTGTCCTGGTCGACGAGGACGTCGAGGACGAGCACCTGTTCCCGGCCGATCGACTCCTTGTACCGGGAGAAGACCGACACGGCGGCGAGCTGGTCGGAGAGGTCACGGTCGTCGGCGGCACCGGCGAGCCGGTCACCGATCTTCAGGAGGTCGCCGATCAGCGTCTCGTACTTCTGCGCGGCGAGGTTGACCGTCACGCCGCCGTTGCGGGCCTGGTTGAGCAGGTTGTTGCGCCCGTTGACCAGCGTGGTCGAGCCGCGGGTGACGCTCTGCAGTTCGCTCTGGATCGGCGCTTTCGTGTCGGCGTCGAGACGACCGGCCTCGGCCAGGAACTGGCGGAGGGTGGCGTCGGTCGTCGTGCCGGCCTCGATGAAGCGGCGAAGCGGCGGGTGCGTCTTCCCCTCGCCGGGGTTCGCGACGTAATAGGCGGCCGCGGACCGCTCCAGCTGGAGATCGTTGACGAGCGTCGAAGCCTGGCTGCCGAGGCGCGCGAGCTGCTGCACCTGCTGTGCCGATTGGGCCTCGTCCGTAACGATGTACGTCAGGATGCCGGCGAATAAGAACATCGCCATCAACGGGACCAAGGTGATGAGAACGACCTTGACCCGGATGGGAGCGTTACCGAGGAAGCGCTGACTGCGGGTCAGAGGCCGGTTGACCGGCTGCTCGGGGCCCGAGTTACTCCGGTCCTCGGAGGGCGTTCCGGCGTTCGGGACCCGCCTGACCGGCCCCTCTGAGGTGGCGGCCGGACGTAAGCCCTTGAGGGACGTGGGCACGACTCCTCCGTCTACTGTCGCTACTGGCGAAACGCGCCCCCGCGGCCGGTGAGTAATTCTCACCCACCGGCGGTGTTCGCTGTGGCATTGCACCACGATCCAGACGAGGTGGAAAGCGCGACGGTTCGCAGTGGGGCCAGATGTCCCGCAATGACCTGATACCGGGTGAGAATCTCGTCTACCCGGCGTTGCGGAATCCTCCGAACGTGGGAGGTGGCGCGCATGTGGTCACACCAGTCACAGGCATTCGTGACATTCCGTGATGTCTTGACGGAAGGCGACCTGACGATGGCGCGACGTGACGAGTCTCCCACGAGTGGTCAATCGGATACCACCCGGGGTGCCTGGCCGCAAAAACGGGCTGCGACCGCCGGTACCCTGGGCACGGAACTCTGCCTGGTGGGTGCGTCCTGCCGGGCCGTACGGAAGGAGCGACGTGGGACTCGTCGTACAGAAGTACGGCGGCTCCTCGGTCGCCGACGCTGAGCGGATCAAGCGGGTAGCGGAGCGCATCGTCGCTACCCGGAAAGCCGGCAGCGACGTCGTGGTCGTGGTCTCCGCGATGGGTGACACCACTGACGAGTTGCTCGACCTGGCCGGCCAGGTCGCCCCGGTTCCCCCGGGGCGCGAGCTCGACATGCTGCTGACGGCGGGTGAGCGCATCTCGATGGCGCTGCTCGCGATGGCGATCCACTCGCTCGGGTACGAGGCCCGTTCGTTCACCGGCTCACAAGCCGGTGTGCTCACCACCGCGCGGCACGGCGCCGCGCGCATCATCGACGTGACGCCCGGACGGATCCAGGGCGCGGTCGACGAGGGCGCGATCGCCATCGTCGCCGGGTTCCAGGGCGTCGCCCAGGACACCAAGGACATCACGACGTTGGGCCGCGGTGGTTCCGACACCACGGCGGTCGCGCTCGCCGCGGCGCTGAAAGCCGACGTCTGCGAGATCTACACGGACGTGGACGGCGTCTACACCGCGGATCCGCGGATCGTGAAGAACGCCAAGAAGCTCGAGACCGTCGTGTACGAGGAGATGCTGGAGCTCGCCGCCTGCGGCGCGAAGATCCTGCACCTCCGGTCGGTGGAGTACGCCAGGCGTTACGACATCCCGATTCACGTCCGCTCGTCGTATTCGAACAAGCCCGGCACGATCGTGGCCGGGTCGATGGAGGACCCTTCCGTGGAGCAGGCGATCATCTCCGGCGTCGCGCACGACCGGAGCGAAGCGAAGATCACCGTCGTGGGCGTACCCGACCAGCCCGGTATCGCCGCGTCGATCCTGCGCACGGTGGCCGACGCCGAGATCAACATCGACATGGTGGTGCAGAACATCTCGGCCGCCGCGACCGCGCGCACCGACATCTCGTTCACGCTGCCGAAGGCCGACGGCCCGGCGGCGATGGCCGCGCTGCAGAAGGTGCAGCCCACGATCGGCTTCGACCGGCTCATCTTCGACGAGCACATCGGCAAGGTCTCGGTCGTCGGCGCCGGCATGCGGTCGCACCCCGGCGTCATCGCCTCCTTCTGTGAGGCGCTGGCCAAGGTCGGCGTCAACATCGAGATCATCTCGACGTCGGAGATCCGCATCTCCGCGGTCTGCCGTGACACGGACCTGGACGCCGCGGTGCGCGCCGTGCACGAGGCGTTCGAGCTCGGCACCGACGAGGAAGCCACTGTCTATGCGGGGAGCGGACGATGAGCCGGAAGCCCACCCTCGCCGTCGTCGGAGCCACCGGTGCGGTCGGCACCGTGATGCTGTCGATCCTGTCCGAGCGCGCCGACGTCTGGGGAGAGATCCGGCTCGTCGCCTCGAAGCGGTCGGCCGGCAAGCGCCTCGTCGTCCGGGGTGAAGAGGTAGAAGTACGCCTGCTCGAGCCGTCGGTGTTCGACGGCGTCGACGTGGCGATGTTCGACGTTCCGGACGAGGTGTCCGCGCAGTGGGCGCCGATCGCGGTTTCGCGCGGCGCGGTGGCGGTCGACAACTCCGGCGCGTTCCGGATGGACCCCGACGTGCCGCTCGTCGTGCCCGAGGTCAACGGGGCCGCGGCGGCCAACCGGCCGAAGGGCATCATCGCCAACCCCAACTGCACCACGCTGACGATGATGGACGCGCTCGGCGCGCTGCACGCGAAGTGGCAGCTCACCGAGCTGGTCGTGGCGTCGTACCAGGCGGCGTCCGGGGCCGGGCAGCCCGGCGTCGACCGGCTTCACGACGAGCTCGGCGTGGTCGGCGGCCGGCGTGACCTCGGCGTTCGCGCCGGTGACGTGCGTGCGGCGCTGGCCGAGAAGCTCGGTGACCAGGCGTCCCCGTTCCCGGCCCCGCTGGCGCTCAACGTCGTTCCGTGGGCCGGGTCGCTCAAGGACGGCGGCTGGAGCAGCGAGGAGCTCAAGGTCCGCAACGAGTCGCGGAAGATCCTCGACATCCCTGACCTGCGCGTCTCGGCGACCTGCGTGCGGGTTCCGGTCGTGACGACCCACTCGCTCGCGGTGCACGCCACGTTCGCGTCGCCGGTCACCGTGGACGAGGCGCACGAGGCGCTGGCCGAGGCGCCGAACGTCGTCGTCGTCGACGACCCGGCGAAGGGCGAGTTCCCGACGCCGGCCGACACCGTGGGTGCGGACCCGACGTTCATCGGCCGGATCCGGCAGGCGCTGGACTTCCCGAACACGCTTGATCTGTTCATCACCGGCGACAACCTGCGTAAGGGTGCCGCCCTGAACACCGCGCAGATCGCCGAGCTGATCGCGGCCGAGCTCAGCTGATGCCCGTGGTGAGCGTCGACGTCACGGGGTCGGCGCTCACCAAAGCCGGATGAATGCGCATAGTCCGATCGCGGGTGGTTAGTCCACCTCTGTGCCCAAAACCGCGTTGATAGTGATCGACATGATCACCCCGTACGACTACCCGGACGCCGACCGGCTGCTGGCGTCGGCCGAGCAGGTCGTACCCGCGATCTCGACGCTCATCGAGCGCGCGGACGTGCCGGTGATCTACGTCAACGACAACTTCGGGTCGTGGACGTCGAACCGTGACTTGATCTATCAGTCGGCGCTCGACGGCAAGGCGCCGCACCTCGTCGAGCCGCTCCGGCCGGGAGACGAGACGATGTTCGTGGTGAAGGCGCGGCACTCGATCTTCTTCCAGACGCCCCTGGAGTACCTGCTGGGGTCGCTCGACGTGACCCGGCTGGTGATGACCGGGCAGGTCACCGAGCAGTGCGTGCTCTACTCCGCGCTCGACGCCCACATCCGGCACCACGAGGTCGTCATCCCGAAGGACGCGGTGGCCTGCATCCACCCGCACCTCGCCGAGGCGGCGCTGGAGATGATGGAGCTGAACATGGGTGCGCAGGTGTGCAGCGCCGAGGACGTGCGACTTCGCACGTAATAAATAGGTGGCGCGGGCCGGTAACGTCATTCCCGTGATCAGCTGACGAGCACCCACGCCGCGTGACTACTCCGCGGTCCGTCGTCCACCGTGCTCAGCTGACCGTCTCCTTTTTCGTCGCTGGGCACCCCTCTGTTCGGAGGTCGCCACATGCGTGCACTGTCTACCAACGAGCCCTCGGAGCCCGGGCTGAGCCGGGCCGAACGCCGGGCCGCAGCCAAGGGTCGGAAGGGCTCCGTCGAGTCGCCGCGGGCCGTGGAGCTGCCCGGCCGCGGCAAGAACGTCGTTCACGACCGCAGCCGCTACGCGATCCGTCGCCGCGGCTGACTTCACGCGCGCCGGCCGTCCTGCCCCCTCCCGCAGGACGGCCGGCGCAGTCTCAGACGGACTCGATGAGCGCCGAGACCAGGACGGCCAGCACGAGCGCCGTCCACATGAGCACCCGAACCACACCGGCCAATGCGCCGAGCGCCGTCGCCGCCACCCGGGCCGCGGTCACGACGACGACCGCGGCGACGGCAGCGGCTCCCGCCACGGCCCCCGCGGCCCCGGTGACGAGCCAGGGAGCCACGTCGGCGCCGGACGAGTCGGCAGGTGCGCAGCCGGACAGCACCACCAGCACGATGACCGTCGCGAAGAGAACCGCGAACACGCGAGATCCGCGCTTCGGCCCGGCGACCGCGACGATGAGGATCGCGAACACGATGAGCAGCCAGCCGGCGACCTCGTGGGCGATCGCCACCGCGCTCGCGGCGACGAGTTCGGCGGCCTTCGGAATCCGTAGCCGGGCATCCGTAAAAATGCTTACCTTGAGCATGGTGGGTCACCCCCATGAAGGCACTGCGGTGCCGGCGGAGATGACCCCGCCAGCAGGGAACACGGACACCCCTGGCCTTCGCGCCAACGGACAGCCGGGGGTGTTCGTTCACAAGTACGCCGTATGCCGCGCCGTTGCGGCGACCGACCGATTCGAGATGTGTTCGAAGAGTCGTGTCGTCTCGGCCTCCCAGGGGCCGCGGAAACAGGGACTACGTCGTCGAGCGCCGACGAGAGTCGGGCCAGCGTAGGCGCGGGCCGTCAGCTGAAACCAGAAGCTGACGTCGCCTGGCAATTGCCAATTAAGCCGGGACGATCCGCTGGTGTCAGCCGGAGCGTCGGGCCGGGTTCGAGCCCGGACGAGAATCATTTGCGGCGACGCTGCCGCAGAGAGCGGGACTAATCGTCTTATGCGGACGAATTCGGCCGGCACGTGCGCCTCAACGGTGTCGGGAGTCCCACGGCTAGCCCCCTTCGCTCACCTGACGCTCCCGCACCGGGCGGGACGTCGCCGAATACCGTTACTAACGAGTAGAGCATTCAGCTGAACGGCTGACAATAGCTGAAGCTATTGTACCCACAATATTTAGGTTGATCGGTGACGGGTGTGAACAATGAGGCTTATGGGGCGGTAAGGAGGGCTCGTGGATCGGCCTTGCGGGCTGCTCTATCGTCAGGGGGTAACTAAACTTCTCTACTTCAGTGAAGAAGGCTGAACATGTCAGCCCAGGGTCAGGACTCGGTGTCGCCACCGGTGCGTCTCGCGCGCAAGCTGCGTGACCTCCGGCGATCCGGGCTGGGGCGGCGCTTGACGCAGGAGCAGCTCGGCCAGTTGCTCGGCGGCGCCGAGCCACTCAGCGCACCGCTGATCTCGTCCTGGGAGCGGGACACCCAGCCGACGGTGCCGCCGGAAGGCCGGGTGCGCGCCTACGCCAGGGTGTTCGCGACCCAGCGCTCGCTGAGCGAGGGAATCGTCGAGGAGGACGATCTCTCCGAAGTGGAGAAAGAGCACCTCTACGAACTGGAGAGCGAGCTCGTCGGGCTGCGCGCGGCGGCGATCGGCGCGGCGGAGGCCGACTCCCCGTCCGCGGGAGCGGCGGTCGCGGAGCCACCCATCGGTCGAGCGGTCGGCTACGGCACCTGGCACTTCGGGGATCAGCGCCCGGTCGTCATCGTCGCTAGTGAGCTGCCGGTCGATGAGCGGCCGGGGTACGCCAGTTCGTCCAGTCCCGACTACGTCGAACTGTTCCGCTACGCGGACCTGGATTCGATGGTCGAGGCGTATGGGCACATCCGGGCCGCCAATCCGCAGAACAACCGGGTCCGCTTCCGTCCGGCGAGCGCGCTGACGCGAGACGACTTCGCCAGCCACCTCGTCCTCCTGGGCGGCGTCGACTGGAATCCGGTCACTCGCGACCTGCTCCGCCGGATGCACCTGCCGGTCCGCCAGGTGTCGGCCGACAACCGGGTCCAGGACGCGTACTTCGAGGTCGTCGAGGGTGACCGTCGACGTCAGTTCCGTCCGCAGGTCATCGCCGACCAGGGCGCGGCCGAGCTCATCGAAGACGTCGCGCTGTTCTACCGCGGGCCGAGCCCGCTCAACCGCCGTCGCACCGTGACGATCTGCAACGCCATGTTCGGGCGGGGCACGCTCGGCGCCGTGCGAGCGCTCACCGACGCCTGGTTCCGCGATCGGAACGAGAGTTACCTGGCTGAGCGCTTCGGGGACGCCGAGGAGTTCCTGCTGCTCATCCGGGTGCCGGTCTTCGCCGGGAACACCCTGACCCCGGACTGGACGCTGGAAGAGAATCGGCTCTTCGAGTGGTCACGCACGGCGGGCCAAACGCGGTGACGGCGCGGAACAGTTGGGTTTCCCCCCATCACCACGGGTCGCACCGCGACCTGTTGCGGCCGGTCCGAGTCTCCGCGCCGAGCAACGCGCACGTCGACATGATCGCGGTTCCGACCAGCAGGCCGGTCTCCTATCTCGCGCACGCGGTCCGGCTGGCGGAACGACTGGACTGCACGTTGTTGGTGCTTGCCAGTGGCAAGTGCTCGGCGTCCGAAGTCGTGCGACGCTACGGCGCTCGTCTCGACGACCGGCTGATCGTGATCGACGTCCCGATCGGTTACGCGCAGAGCGAGCCGATGTTCCGCTTCCGCGCCGACGCCGTGGCGCCCGAGGTCACGACGCGCCCCAGCGACACCAGCGTGAAGCGCAACCTCGCGCTGGTGCTGGCCAAGTCGCTCGGCGTCCGCGCGCTGTTCTTCCTGGACGACGACATCATCGTGCCGGACTGGGTCGACGTCTGCCGGGCCGCGGCGGTGATGGGGCGCGGCCACCGGGCAGCCGGGTTGTTCGTCGACGGATATCCCGACAACTCGGTGGTGTGTCACGCCAACCGGCTGACGGGCGGCCAGCAGGACACGTTCGTCGGCGGCGGGGCGTTGATGGTCGACGCGCAGCAGGCGACCGGGTTCTTTCCGAACGTCTACAACGAGGACTGGTTCTTCCTGCTCGACAGCGCCGCGGACCGGGCCGTCGCCACGACCGGCACTGCGGTGCAGCGGCCGTACGACCCGTTCCACAGCCCGCACCGCGCCCGCGGGGAGGAGTTCGGCGACGTCCTCGCCGAAGGTCTGTTCTGGCGCCTCGACCTGGGTGACTCCGTCCGCGGTGCCGATGCCGCCTTCTGGAAGCGGGCGTTGGACCGACGGCTCCACTTCATCGACGAGGTGCAGGAGCGGGTCGGCCGCATGCGTGACGCACCCTCGCTGCGATGGCGAATCGAGGCGTCTCTCGAGGCCGCGACGCTGGCCCATCACACGTTCACACCCTCGATCTGTGCGCACTACCTCGAGAGCTGGCTGCACGACCGGAAGGGCTGGAACAGGCGGCTGGCGCGCATGCCGTTCGGCCGCCCGCTCGGAGAGTTGCTCGCTTCGCTGCACCTGACGCTCGCCGGCACGGCCGACCCAGGTATGCGCACGATTCCGGCCCCGACCGTCGTCATGAGCCCGGATCCCCAGCCGCTCGCCGACTCGCACGGTGAACCGCTGTGGGGGCTGCGCAGTCCGCTGACGGTGGCAGCGGCCGGGCGGCGAGCGAGCGTTCCGAGCGTCGACAGCTCACTCACCGCCTGACCGGAGCTCAGCCGGGCACCTTGTCCAGGAAGCCGTAGACGCGGCGGACGCGGCCGTCCGCGAACACCGCCACGTCGAACCCGACCACGAGCGCTTCGCCTCCGGCCGGGCCCAGCTCCCACTGGAAGCGCGCCTGCTCGTGATGGGCGTCCACCGGGCCGGCGAGCCGGAAGACCAGGCCCGGGAACTGGCTCTGCACCGCACCGATCGTGGCGTCGATGGCGTCGCGCCCCTCGGCCACTGCGAGCGGGTCCGTGTACAGAGCGTCGTCCGACCACACCGCGTCGATCTCGGCGCGGCGGCGCTCGGCGTCGGTTTCGTTCCAGGTTTTGAGGTATCGAGTGACGAGTTGTTCGATGTCGCTCACGGGGCGTGCTCCCTGTTGGCGGGGGATCCGACACCAAAATCCTGGCTCGACCTGGCCTTCGCGTCGATTACCTACGAGGTAAGCGGACGGCCCACGGTTCAAACCCCCGGAATCCGCCCTGAACCATTCACGACGGTGAACCGTGTTGGTCGCATTAGTACCGAGCCCGCACGGAACCCGATACCGAGGAGGCCGGATGACTACTCCCCGTCA contains:
- a CDS encoding nuclear transport factor 2 family protein yields the protein MSDIEQLVTRYLKTWNETDAERRRAEIDAVWSDDALYTDPLAVAEGRDAIDATIGAVQSQFPGLVFRLAGPVDAHHEQARFQWELGPAGGEALVVGFDVAVFADGRVRRVYGFLDKVPG
- a CDS encoding cysteine hydrolase family protein produces the protein MPKTALIVIDMITPYDYPDADRLLASAEQVVPAISTLIERADVPVIYVNDNFGSWTSNRDLIYQSALDGKAPHLVEPLRPGDETMFVVKARHSIFFQTPLEYLLGSLDVTRLVMTGQVTEQCVLYSALDAHIRHHEVVIPKDAVACIHPHLAEAALEMMELNMGAQVCSAEDVRLRT
- a CDS encoding aspartate kinase, which gives rise to MGLVVQKYGGSSVADAERIKRVAERIVATRKAGSDVVVVVSAMGDTTDELLDLAGQVAPVPPGRELDMLLTAGERISMALLAMAIHSLGYEARSFTGSQAGVLTTARHGAARIIDVTPGRIQGAVDEGAIAIVAGFQGVAQDTKDITTLGRGGSDTTAVALAAALKADVCEIYTDVDGVYTADPRIVKNAKKLETVVYEEMLELAACGAKILHLRSVEYARRYDIPIHVRSSYSNKPGTIVAGSMEDPSVEQAIISGVAHDRSEAKITVVGVPDQPGIAASILRTVADAEINIDMVVQNISAAATARTDISFTLPKADGPAAMAALQKVQPTIGFDRLIFDEHIGKVSVVGAGMRSHPGVIASFCEALAKVGVNIEIISTSEIRISAVCRDTDLDAAVRAVHEAFELGTDEEATVYAGSGR
- a CDS encoding aspartate-semialdehyde dehydrogenase — translated: MSRKPTLAVVGATGAVGTVMLSILSERADVWGEIRLVASKRSAGKRLVVRGEEVEVRLLEPSVFDGVDVAMFDVPDEVSAQWAPIAVSRGAVAVDNSGAFRMDPDVPLVVPEVNGAAAANRPKGIIANPNCTTLTMMDALGALHAKWQLTELVVASYQAASGAGQPGVDRLHDELGVVGGRRDLGVRAGDVRAALAEKLGDQASPFPAPLALNVVPWAGSLKDGGWSSEELKVRNESRKILDIPDLRVSATCVRVPVVTTHSLAVHATFASPVTVDEAHEALAEAPNVVVVDDPAKGEFPTPADTVGADPTFIGRIRQALDFPNTLDLFITGDNLRKGAALNTAQIAELIAAELS
- a CDS encoding helix-turn-helix domain-containing protein, coding for MSAQGQDSVSPPVRLARKLRDLRRSGLGRRLTQEQLGQLLGGAEPLSAPLISSWERDTQPTVPPEGRVRAYARVFATQRSLSEGIVEEDDLSEVEKEHLYELESELVGLRAAAIGAAEADSPSAGAAVAEPPIGRAVGYGTWHFGDQRPVVIVASELPVDERPGYASSSSPDYVELFRYADLDSMVEAYGHIRAANPQNNRVRFRPASALTRDDFASHLVLLGGVDWNPVTRDLLRRMHLPVRQVSADNRVQDAYFEVVEGDRRRQFRPQVIADQGAAELIEDVALFYRGPSPLNRRRTVTICNAMFGRGTLGAVRALTDAWFRDRNESYLAERFGDAEEFLLLIRVPVFAGNTLTPDWTLEENRLFEWSRTAGQTR
- a CDS encoding sensor histidine kinase, with product MAMFLFAGILTYIVTDEAQSAQQVQQLARLGSQASTLVNDLQLERSAAAYYVANPGEGKTHPPLRRFIEAGTTTDATLRQFLAEAGRLDADTKAPIQSELQSVTRGSTTLVNGRNNLLNQARNGGVTVNLAAQKYETLIGDLLKIGDRLAGAADDRDLSDQLAAVSVFSRYKESIGREQVLVLDVLVDQDKKFTNESFKEVTQAATEQETFNTEFGETATPTQRGARNDTVSQEGPYRSAASRIRKTSIGAEINTTQTQWVADSTQIDSVLRNVEEKLSADAVQAAANFRDDAIRKTIIVITVALAALVIALLVSLAVARSMVRPLVRLRSSALEVAYQSLPEVVRRLQDADQQTAAQASAETRARTLDIRSGDEIGQVAQAFNAVHLEAVRVASEQAQLRQSVSTMFVNLSRRSQLLVDRLIRLIDGLEQGERDPDRLSELFKLDHLATRMRRNDENLLVLAGADAGRRWTRPAPLVDVLRAATAEVEQYTRVKLGSIDDSVEISAAAVNDLVHLVAEILENATSFSSPRTDVVVDSRRVGDHVIIEIEDQGIGMSREQLAEFNERLAKPPVFDIAVSRMMGLFVVGRLASRHGVKVMLRDASGGGVLAIVTLPSGVLHGDQPVVPAPLPAAESDEHGDRPVERVTSERVDRTGEQPALPAANAHYAPTGNFGAPTPGQPPFGGAPQLPPTPFGGNQPSFGQPGQHQQPQHQQPEQPFAPAAEQNASDPWAQRSAPPFGGVRQDAEEQDNQREQYGPPSHGQPSARDLFGPVTPEPLPRRDERDDSGAQGFPFAPTTPTPAQPPFTAPGAVEEQPDPSWSEPTRPVPIIRDPAAAAATGTHSILGDLRPETAPNEAREPDLTWSTGGIPRPVADEQSSPNAATTQPGFPAPSPKPAGPTPGGPTPLPVRDPFASREAQVPQQQTRPIAPTGPLAPTSPAAPPAPAAQAAQAPAQKAPEAAPTSPSRAGGGSAADAMAALRREASSDRSNATGAQKIFRAGPSDPPNSDPTIEMPLPIFDAIESEWFRSRTTAAPRNGSSNNGSSWSPPRVPEAPGAARSTAPEEPEEKQAPETTRLPEAPVSPVVGGEVPFAQNATAAWSRPRPNGSNGSNGTNGSNADEPATPSGMERQEEPVSVGAARQPATAAWESPADAGWRAAQAVAEAAPSSTTKTGLPKRVPMAHFVPGRVETAAKKASRPTSHRSPEAVRGVLSSYRSGLEQGRQAGRPSPTGTTLAGSPETQEEM